The Acomys russatus chromosome 1, mAcoRus1.1, whole genome shotgun sequence genome has a window encoding:
- the Slc5a6 gene encoding sodium-dependent multivitamin transporter, whose protein sequence is MSAGESTTASFHTASDSNRVSSTFSVVDYVVFGLLLLLSLVIGLYHACRGWGRHTVGELLMADRKMGCLPVALSLLATFQSAVAILGAPAEIYRFGTQYWFLGCSYFLGLLIPAHIFIPVFYRLHLTSAYEYLELRFNKAVRICGTVTFIFQMVIYMGVALYAPSLALNAVTGFDLWLSVLALGIVCNIYTALGGLKAVIWTDVFQTLVMFLGQLVVIIVGSVRVGGLGHVWDVASKHGHIAKLELDPDPFVRHTFWTLAFGGVFMMLSLYGVNQAQVQRYLSSHSEKAAVLSCYAVFPCQQVTLCLSCLIGLVMFAYYKEYNMSPQQEQAAPDQLVLYFVMDLLKDMPGLPGLFVACLFSGSLSTISSAFNSLATVTMEDLVQPWFPELTETRAIMLSRILAFAYGLLCLGMAYISSYLGSVLQAALSIFGMVGGPLLGLFCLGMFFPCANPPGAIIGLLAGLTMAFWIGIGSIVSRMSSAVASPPLNGSSSFLPSNLTIATVTTLMPSTTLSKPTGLQRLYSLSYLWYSAHNSTTVVVVGLIVSLLTGGMRGRSLNPGTIYPVLPKLLALLPLSCQKRLRWRSHSQDVPVVPNLFAEKMRNGALHDSKERMAEDSLVHQPRSPAYVVQETSL, encoded by the exons ATGAGTGCTGGGGAGAGCACTACAGCTTCCTTCCACACAGCCTCAGACAGCAACAGGGTTAGCTCCACCTTCTCTGTTGTGGACTATGTGGTGTTCGGCCTGTTGCTGCTCCTCTCCCTCGTCATCGGGCTCTATCATGCTTGCCGTGGCTGGGGCCGCCATACTGTCGGTGAGCTGCTTATGGCAGACCGCAAAATGGGCTGCCTTCCAGTGGCACTGTCCCTACTGGCCACCTTCCAGTCAGCCGTGGCCATCCTGGGGGCACCAGCTGAGATCTACCGATTTGGAACCCAGTATTGGTTCCTGGGGTGCTCCTACTTCCTGGGACTACTGATCCCTGCACACATCTTCATCCCTGTCTTCTACCGCCTGCATCTGACCAGCGCCTATGAG TACCTGGAGCTCCGCTTTAATAAAGCAGTGCGGATCTGTGGGACTGTGACCTTCATCTTTCAGATG GTGATCTACATGGGAGTTGCTCTCTATGCACCGTCTTTGGCCCTCAATGCAG TGACTGGATTTGATCTATGGCTGTCTGTGCTGGCCCTAGGAATCGTCTGCAACATCTACACTGCACTG GGTGGGCTGAAGGCTGTCATCTGGACAGATGTATTTCAAACCCTGGTCATGTTCCTAGGGCAGCTGGTGGTCATCATTGTAGGATCGGTCAGAGTGGGTGGCTTAGGGCATGTCTGGGATGTGGCTTCCAAGCATGGTCACATCGCTAAACTTGA GCTGGATCCCGACCCCTTTGTGCGTCATACTTTCTGGACTCTGGCCTTTGGGGGTGTCTTTATGATGCTTTCCTTGTATGGAGTGAATCAGGCTCAAGTGCAGCGCTACCTCAGTTCCCACTCAGAGAAGGCTGCTGTGCT CTCCTGCTATGCAGTGTTCCCCTGCCAGCAAGTGACCCTCTGTCTGAGTTGCCTCATTGGCCTGGTCATGTTTGCCTATTATAAGGAATATAATATGAGCCCCCAGCAAGAGCAAGCAGCCCCTGACCAG TTAGTCCTCTACTTTGTGATGGACCTCCTGAAGGACATGCCAGGGCTGCCTGGGCTCTTCGTTGCCTGCCTCTTCAGTGGATCCCTCAG CACCATATCCTCAGCATTCAATTCACTGGCAACTGTCACGATGGAAGACCTGGTCCAGCCTTGGTTCCCTGAGTTGACCGAAACCCGCGCCATCATGCTTTCTCGAATCCTTG CCTTTGCCTATGGACTACTATGCCTGGGAATGGCCTATATTTCTTCTTATCTGGGATCAGTGCTCCAG GCGGCACTCAGCATCTTTGGCATGGTTGGAGGGCCACTGCTGGGCCTCTTCTGCCTTGGGATGTTCTTTCCATGTGCCAACCCTCCT GGTGCCATCATCGGCCTGTTGGCTGGACTCACCATGGCCTTCTGGATCGGCATCGGGAGCATAGTGAGCAGGATGAGTTCTGCTGTGGCGTCCCCTCCCCTTAATGGGTCCAGCTCCTTCCTGCCCAGCAATCTGACCATCGCCACTGTGACCACTCTGATGCCTTCCACCACACTATCCAA GCCCACAGGACTGCAGCGGCTCTACTCCCTGTCCTATTTATGGTACAGTGCGCACAACTCTACCACAGTCGTCGTAGTGGGCCTGATTGTCAGTCTGCTCACCG GGGGAATGCGGGGCCGGTCCCTGAACCCCGGCACCATTTACCCTGTGTTGCCAAAGCTCCTCGCACTCCTACCCTTATCCTGCCAGAAGCGGCTTCGCTGGAGAAGCCACAGCCAG GATGTTCCCGTGGTCCCCAACCTGTTTGCAGAGAAGATGAGGAATGGAGCGCTGCATGACAGCAAAGAGAGGATGGCTGAAGACAGCCTTGTCCACCAGCCGCGCAGCCCTGCCTACGTTGTCCAGGAGACCTCCCTGTGA
- the Atraid gene encoding all-trans retinoic acid-induced differentiation factor isoform X1, giving the protein MASREPGSCVSPIPWAATLLLALGMETALALPEICTQCPGGVQNLSRVAAYCEETSKLMQARCCLSQKGAILGLDLQNCSLKDPGQSFFQAYTAVIIDLQANPLKDDLANTFRGFTQLQTLILPQDVTCPGGITAWENVSSFMDKQICQGQKDLCNSTGSPEMCPENGSCASDGPGLLRCICADGFHGYKCMRQGSFSLLMFFGILGSTTLAISILLWGTQRRKAKAS; this is encoded by the exons ATGGCGTCCCGGGAGCCGGGCAGTTGTGTGAGCCCGATACCCTGGGCTGCTACCCTGCTCCTGGCCCTGGGCATGGAAACGGCCCTGGCTCTACCTGAG aTATGCACCCAGTGTCCGGGAGGTGTGCAAAATCTGTCCAGAGTAGCTGCTTACTGTGAGGAGACATCGAAGCTAATGCAGGCCCGATGCTGTCTAAGTCAAAAGGGCGCCATCTTGGg GCTAGATCTCCAGAACTGTTCCCTGAAGGATCCTGGTCAGAGTTTCTTTCAGGCTTACACTGCTGTTATCAT AGACCTTCAAGCAAATCCTCTCAAGGATGATTTGGCCAACACCTTCCGTGGTTTTACTCAGCTCCAGACTCT GATACTACCACAGGATGTCACCTGTCCTGGAGGTATTACTGCCTGGGAAAATGTTTCCTCTTTTATGGACAAGCAGATTTGCCAAGGGCAAAAGGACCTTTGCAACAGCACCGGAAGCCCAG aaaTGTGTCCTGAGAACGGCTCTTGTGCATCTGATGGTCCTGGCCTTTTGCGGTGCATTTGTGCTGATGGTTTCCATGGATACAAGTGTATGAGGCAG GGCTCCTTTTCACTGCTTATGTTCTTTGGGATTCTGGGATCCACCACGCTAGCCATCTCCATTCTACTTTGGGGAACCCAGCGCCGGAAGGCCAAGGCTTCATGA
- the Atraid gene encoding all-trans retinoic acid-induced differentiation factor isoform X2 yields the protein MASREPGSCVSPIPWAATLLLALGMETALALPEICTQCPGGVQNLSRVAAYCEETSKLMQARCCLSQKGAILGDLQANPLKDDLANTFRGFTQLQTLILPQDVTCPGGITAWENVSSFMDKQICQGQKDLCNSTGSPEMCPENGSCASDGPGLLRCICADGFHGYKCMRQGSFSLLMFFGILGSTTLAISILLWGTQRRKAKAS from the exons ATGGCGTCCCGGGAGCCGGGCAGTTGTGTGAGCCCGATACCCTGGGCTGCTACCCTGCTCCTGGCCCTGGGCATGGAAACGGCCCTGGCTCTACCTGAG aTATGCACCCAGTGTCCGGGAGGTGTGCAAAATCTGTCCAGAGTAGCTGCTTACTGTGAGGAGACATCGAAGCTAATGCAGGCCCGATGCTGTCTAAGTCAAAAGGGCGCCATCTTGGg AGACCTTCAAGCAAATCCTCTCAAGGATGATTTGGCCAACACCTTCCGTGGTTTTACTCAGCTCCAGACTCT GATACTACCACAGGATGTCACCTGTCCTGGAGGTATTACTGCCTGGGAAAATGTTTCCTCTTTTATGGACAAGCAGATTTGCCAAGGGCAAAAGGACCTTTGCAACAGCACCGGAAGCCCAG aaaTGTGTCCTGAGAACGGCTCTTGTGCATCTGATGGTCCTGGCCTTTTGCGGTGCATTTGTGCTGATGGTTTCCATGGATACAAGTGTATGAGGCAG GGCTCCTTTTCACTGCTTATGTTCTTTGGGATTCTGGGATCCACCACGCTAGCCATCTCCATTCTACTTTGGGGAACCCAGCGCCGGAAGGCCAAGGCTTCATGA